One Mastomys coucha isolate ucsf_1 unplaced genomic scaffold, UCSF_Mcou_1 pScaffold7, whole genome shotgun sequence genomic window, AAAAAAGACAGTGGGAAAGGTGACTCCCACCAAGTCATTTCTCtgttttgcttctctttccaAACAACTCGATGGCCTGCTTTGGGTTTGGGGCTGTGGCTTTGCATCTGTTTTCTGCTTGTCATGCCTGGAGAGTTTATCACATAGAGATCTTTTACATTTAGGTCTTGTTGGGATAGATATTCAACAGACCCCATTGACTTCTTTCAGAAGTTTTGACTGTGCCACTATAGTGCTAGTGAGGCACCAAGAATTTATCTAGTGAGCCTTGGTATATATTAATGCAATTACATGGACAGGTTTCTCCTTGGTATTTGAGCAAAGGTTTGTGGGAGAATCCAGACATTTTACCAGAGAAGCATGCATAAGAAAGGGTTTCAGCCAAGTGAATCTTttgcttaaaatattaaaacaacacaCAAGCACCTGTATTTATACTTTCCCATCAGTAGTGCTAGCCACGTCAAAAAGAGCAATTCCCTGTAAGCCATTTAAAACCAGAGGTTGTAGTTTATGTTTATCTGGAGAACCACTCTGATTTCCTTGATATGGATCCTTCTCAAGGCTACAAACGAACAATAGGCAAACGAATCAGAACTTGAAGCCAATATACAAACTAATAGCTTGAAAAACTTAAGAgaggcttgaaaaaaaaatacccttgaCCTCTTTTAACACATTGTGTTTCTTCATATTCCACCCCAGGCCTTGTTGGTACATAGGCCGGTTTTAAGAAGGCAGAATCAAGCCAGCATTCTTTAGAGttatctttatttactttatatcacaaacttttattttccttcctgagAAGTATTTGAATTCGAACCTACTGTTAACTCGGAACGGGGTAGGGGCAGAGAAAGCAGCAGTGAAGAGGAGAGAAGTCTCGGAGGAGCACTCGAAGACCTTCAGCTGCTTGTCTTGCGGACATGTTGGCTTTAACTTGAATGGGTCTGGAACTTCTCACTGACAGCCTGTAGGGCTGACAGTTGTTTCCTGAGGTCCTCTATTTCCTTCTGCAACTCTGGACAACGGGGACAGCCTTGTGTTCCAGGTAGTTGCAGTATCTCAGAATCTGGGGCTGGGAGACCCACAGGTTCTTCCTGGTCACCAGAGGGTGCAGATTTCTTGGACATGATGCCTCTCTGGTTCAGGGCTGAGGACTGAGAGTTTCCTGGATCCTGGAGGCTTCGGGTGCTTATATCCCCGCTGCTGAATTCTTGATGTACACTCTGGCAAGGCAGCTCTGCCCTGTGTGCTGGAAACGGACCCTGTGAGCCAGGGTCTCTGCTTGAGTCAGTGTCTTCTTTCGTTACCAGTTGTGACTCCTTTGTTCTCTTTGCCCCAGATCTCTTCCCAGTGTAGAAGTTCTTGCACTGTTTGGGTCTTAAAGGCAGCAGTGAGCATTTATTGGATCTCCCAGGCAGGCCAACACCAGTGATTGGGGGGAAGGTGGCTGGTTCTGCAGGAGCTGACTTCAGTCTCTGGCCCCATTGATGGAAAGCTCTCCCCAGGGTAACGGCTGAAGCATCCCACAGAGGTTTTTTCTTCTGGGCCATCTTCTTCCTAGGACTGGCCTTGGGCAGGGCACCTACTCCAGCAGCGCCCTCTGGGTAGCTGGGCTTGCTTCCTCCCTTACCCCATAAGATGCCCTGCTTTTTCTTAGAGGAAAAGGGTTCCAGCTCTTTCGAGGCCTGTCTTTCCATGCCAGAGGTAAGCCCCCGGGTAGCAGAGGTCAGCAGGGAGGAGGGCATCCGGACGAAACTGTCCCTGCTCTGGACATTTAAGTGTCTAGCTAGGTCTCCAGTCTCTGCTGGGCCGCTGTTCTTAGCCTGGTTCCCATGGTTCCCATCTTTAAGGCAAATGGTCACTCTCATCATCTGTACTTCATTCAATTCGTCTAATTCAGATTCGGAAGTGGGGTGGTGGGCATTCTCGCTGACCATCATTCTACTAGAGCTACTCTTCCTCGGGGTCACCCAAGCTCTGCTTTGCTCCAGTCCCTTGGGGAAGAAAGTGGCAGAAGAGGTTGCCTTTGCTTCCTCGGAACCGGACGCTTGCGGGGCTCTCATGCTggagcctgtctctgtctcagcaCAAAAGCTCTCTGGGGATGGGTGTTCTCTGGCTTCTGGTGTCTCTGGGTTGGTCACTGGCTGCCCAGTGGCTGCAGTCTCTACACTGGGTTGGGAGAGGAAGTCCAAACTAACCACCTTTTCATCTTCTGGGGAACCTAGCCTCTCTTCCTCTGACACCAGGGAATCTGGCCAGCACCCTCCGCCCCAAAGCACCACCGATGGGTTCTCTGACGTGTCCAGCTGGGACGCCAATGGGAGCTTGCTGCCTTTGGGACTTGCCAGGCTGCTTTCACCCTCGTTGCTCTCCGCAGGCCTTGAGTCAAGGTTCAAGCTCTTATTGAGGTCTTCACCCTCCTCATAAAAATCATCTCCTGGAACAGACTGCTCCTCAGGGGAGCCCATGTTGCCAGTCCCGGAAGCGGAAGTAAAATTCCAGGAAGACCGTTGCTCTGCTCACGTAAGGTGCAAATCTCAAGGTGCAGGAAATTCTCCATAGTGGTTACACTTGGTGTCCTGTCACCAGGATCTTCTTTTCTCCTAAAGCTTTaattgaatctctctctctctctctctctctctctctctctctctctctctctctcctgggctTTAGTAGCCTAATTTTATCACATTCATATGAACAGGCTTCATGACTTTTTTCCCCTCTTACAATTAATGTGATGAAAaatccacgtgtgtgtgtgtgcgcgtgcgtgtgcgtgtgtgtgtatacgtttGCTAAAATATTTCAGAGGCATTATATAGAATAGGATTCTCATGTACAGAGGAAgaacattttcaaacatttaatcaaaaacaattttttgacATAAGGTTGCCCTGAAGCTTGCTTTATTATAAATGATCTTGCATTTCAGACTGTTTTATCTCCATCTATCAGTTGTTACTAGGATTATAGGTCTGTGCTACATATATGTGGTGCTGAACATGGATCCAAGACTGTGCATGTTCAGCAAGCATGCTACCAAATGCGCTATATCCTCAGTCCTAAGAGAGACATCttcagcagttttttttttttaatgaaaaaaaaatttttttactatTCATTTTAGATCCTTCTCATTGTCACCccttcccacagtccttcccTTGTGCCCCTCCCtactcctctgagcaggtggaggccccctgggtatccctctaCTCTAGGACTTCAAGTCTATGTAAGGCTAgttgcttcctctcccactgaagccagactaCAGTAAACTGCTTCAAGAAGAGTTAACTGTCCCTGCTTTCCTAAGAAGAGTTAACTGTTTCTGCTTCCTTAGAGTGGAGTGGAGTCAGGATCCTCACATTGTTCATAGATTCTAGTAACAGGACTATCCAAAGAGAAGTCTCTTGGTTAGTCCTATTGCTGGGAGTGTAACATAATCACTTGCTATTTTTACTGGACTGTGGAATCCCACTCTTTTCATGTTTTCCCCTTCTATGGCTTTTCCTTTACATACTTGTTAAAGCACAAACCAAGTAACAACCATGTTCTTGAATCTTTTCCAGTTCATTTAGAATGGGCTTAAGGTCATTTATACAGCTTCCAGGCAGGCCATTCACCAGCTAGCCTCATTTCACCTCATGGTCAGCCAACTTTCCTGGGTCACTTTTCTCAGCCACACCCATCTTACTTTCAGACAGGCCAAACTGATTCTCATGACGATATTTTGACTTGTTCTTTGTTGTCTACCCTTGTCCTTTCAGAGATATACACAGCTTGGTCTTATGTTTTAGAATTTGAATCAAATGACACTTCTTTGGAGCCCCTTCCTGATCTTTCTAACCAGAAGCCACCTCTCTTCCACTTGGTCCTTCATCCCCCAcagtgctttgtttttctttattgtgatTCTCAGTCCCACTTCTCTCTTATATTTACTGTTTTCTTAATTCATCACTGGAATGTGGACTTGGTTAGGCTAAAAACTTCATCTATCTTAGCCACTGACTATAATTATTCTACTTTGAGTTGTGCAATTGTCTTACAGTTGAAACCAAATATTATCATATGAGTGAATCAGATCTGGGAGACCTCATTcacctcatttttaatttaaaattattttggaaaattCTAAAACAATCTCCAAGATCAATATGTCTTTTGGATGCACTAAGTTATaaagttttgaaaatgaaatctagaatgcagaaaaaaaatgtagacatcAGGGTTCAATCAATAGTCGTCCCTTGGGTTGTAGTGTTTTTCTTACTTAGGTTTCTTCCTTGGGTaatgcttttttgtgtgtttgtttgtttatttgtttgctttttcctttttttttttacattcttctGTAAGCATAGCCATAGAGTTGAACACtgagaaaaagatgaaagaagtGTTTGAAATAGATCTTACCTTTTAATAGCATATAGTTCAGTTTTGAAAACTAACAAATGTATCAATGTGCAGGCATTCTTCcacccatacacaaaaatacTTGAGTTGGATGACTGAAGTAAAATGCAAACAAGAGCATAACAAAAATGTCTGAAGTAGTTTAAAGGTTAAGAATGAACTCATTTGTATCCTCTACCCTGAATATATAGAGATACcctactattttatttatataacttcttagcttttactttttattactttaaaaattcaaatgaaaaaggATAACACACTAtactaaatgttttaaataaatattcaattctCATGACAACCAGATGTGTTTGCAAACATTCTTCTCATCCTTAAGAATAGAAAACTCAGACTCAGAGCAACTTGCCCAAGACTACAGTCATCAACTGGAAAAGCACTACACCAAAGCCTGTGTTTGAAATAATCACATATGTCAGATAATATTTTGGATATATGATAATTCTTTGGACATATTTAATCAATTTCCAGATTGTTCCAAAGCTAAATCAGACTAGAAAAGGAATTTGAACTAGGAACACAATGGGAATAAATTCTACCCAttgcaaaagcaaaatgaaaattttaggtTAAGCCTATGAAATAGAAACATCTGGAATCTTCTCAGTTAACATCTAGTTATAGCTAAAATAACTGAATTCCTGTGTCTATAGAATTAGGCTTACTtacctcacataataatcaaaacaccaaatgcacaaaacaagaaagaatattaaaagcactaagggaaaaaggtcaagtaacatataaagacaggcctattagaactacaccagacttctagccagagactatgaaagtcagaagatcttgtgtagatgtcatacagaccctaagagaacacaaatgccagcccagactactgtacccagcaaaactctcagttactatGGATGCAGAAACCAAGGTataccatgacaaaaccaaatttacacaatatctttccactagtccagcccttcaaaggataataaatggaaaactccaaaacaaggagggaaactacaccctagaaaaagcaagaaagtaatcattcaacaaaactaaaagaagatagccacatgaacagaattccaactccaataacaaaaataacagtagtcaacaattacttttccttaatatctcaatatcaatggactcaattccccaataaaaagacatcaaCTAACAtactggttatgtaaacaggacccaacattttgctgcatacaggaaacccacctcagtgacaaagacagacactatctcagaggaaaaggttggaaaacaattttccaagcaaatggtcccaagaaccaagctggagtacccattctaatgtcaaataaaattgactttcaacctaaaagttatcaaataagataaggagggacacttcatattcatcaaaggtaaaatctaccaagatgaactctcaattctaaacatctatgttccaaatgcaagggcacccacattcataaaagaaactttactaaagctcaaagcacacattgcacagcacataataatagtgggagatttcaacaccccactctcatcaatggatagagcatggaaacagaaactaaacagacacaatgaaactaacagaagttatgaaacaaatggaattaacagatatctgcagaacattttatcctaaaacaaaaagttatACCTTTTTCTCAACACCTCacagtactttctccaaaactgaccatataattgatcacaaatcagacctcaacagatacaagaagactgaaataatcccatgcatcctatcagatcaccatggattaaagttggtcttcaataacaacaaaaacaacagagagtccacatacacattgaagctgaacaacacactactcaatgataatttgatcaaggaagaaataaagaaagaaattaaggactttttagagtttaatgaaaatgaagccacaacatacacaaTCTTATaagcacaatgaaagcagtcctaagaggaagaCTCATAACTcttagtgcctccaaaaagaaattggagagagcatacactagcagcttgacagcacatgtgaaaactctagaacaaaaagaagcaaactcacccaagaggagtagacagcaggacaTAATCCAACttagggctgaagtcaaccaagtagaaacaaaaagaactctataaagaacaaaaccaggagctggttctttgagaaaatcaactctGGGTGGAGCCGGCCCACAGCTCCACAGGTctgggttctcctcagccagagGTTTGAGATGGTATAAGCAGGTCGagagcaaagagagacagacaccaaGTAGATTTATCAAGGCTTCGATTTACTTGAGAATATTCTGAACATTTATAGGTACAGCTAAGAAGTGAAACCGAAATCTCCAGGTACAAAACATATGTATAACGTAACCACAGTAGCAGACATGAGACGCCAAAGTTTCTGGAAACTCAGAGTTCTCAGGCAGGTAGGCATGTTCACAAGTCAGCAAGTTCTTAGGCAGGTAGGCatgcaacagaaactgaggaaataaaaaacaaatatcagaTCCTAgtacaaaagtctatattcaacaaacctggaaaacctggatgaaatggacaattttctagacagataccaggtaccaaagttaaatcaagatcagataaatgatctaaacagtcccatatctgcaaatgaaatagaaacagtcattaatagtctcccaaccaaaaaaagcccaggtccagatgggtttagtggagagttctatcagaccttcaaagaagacctaataccaatattcttcaaactattccacaaaatagaaagagaaggtactctatgctattcattctatgaagccgcaattactctgatacctaagccacacaaagatccaacaaagaaagagaacttcagaccaatctcttttatgaatattgatgcaaaaatactcgttaaaattcttgcaaactgaatccaagaacacatcaaaacgatcatccatcatgatcaagtaggcttcatcccagggatgcagggatggttcaatacatggaaatccatcaatgtaatccactatataaacaaactaaaaaaaaaaaaaagcccatatgatcatctcattaatgctgagaaaacatttgacaaaaatctaacatccctacatgataaaagtcttggaaagatcaggaattcaaggtccatacctaaacatagtaaaagcaatgtacagcaaaccagtagccaatatcaaactaaatggagagaaacttgaagcaatcccactaaaatcagggactagacaaggctgcccactctctccctacctatacTTGAAGttatagccagagcaattagacaacaaaaggagatcaaaggaatacaaattggaaagaaagtagtcaaattatcattatttgcagatgatatgatagtatacttgacaccaaaaattcca contains:
- the LOC116082473 gene encoding uncharacterized protein CXorf49 homolog, whose translation is MGSPEEQSVPGDDFYEEGEDLNKSLNLDSRPAESNEGESSLASPKGSKLPLASQLDTSENPSVVLWGGGCWPDSLVSEEERLGSPEDEKVVSLDFLSQPSVETAATGQPVTNPETPEAREHPSPESFCAETETGSSMRAPQASGSEEAKATSSATFFPKGLEQSRAWVTPRKSSSSRMMVSENAHHPTSESELDELNEVQMMRVTICLKDGNHGNQAKNSGPAETGDLARHLNVQSRDSFVRMPSSLLTSATRGLTSGMERQASKELEPFSSKKKQGILWGKGGSKPSYPEGAAGVGALPKASPRKKMAQKKKPLWDASAVTLGRAFHQWGQRLKSAPAEPATFPPITGVGLPGRSNKCSLLPLRPKQCKNFYTGKRSGAKRTKESQLVTKEDTDSSRDPGSQGPFPAHRAELPCQSVHQEFSSGDISTRSLQDPGNSQSSALNQRGIMSKKSAPSGDQEEPVGLPAPDSEILQLPGTQGCPRCPELQKEIEDLRKQLSALQAVSEKFQTHSS